Genomic DNA from Acidisoma sp. PAMC 29798:
TCCTTTACGCGGGCGCTCAATATCGGCGGGGGAGCGCGCAGCGACGTGTTCCGCCAAATCAAGGCCGATGTGCTCGGCCTCGATTACCACCGTCTCGACCGCGATGAATTCGGGACACTTGGCAGTGCGATTGTCGCGGGTTGCGCGGTTGGGCTGTTCGATGATCTCGGCAAGACCGCTGTCGCGTTCAACAGAACCCGCGGGGCGCCGATTGTCTCCCGCCCCGCTGTATCGGCGACCTACCGTGCCCGCGCGGCGTTCTATGCGACGATTCTCGAGGATACGGAGGGTCTGTTCGGGCGCCTCGCCGCGCTCGGACCTGCTTGATTCAAAAAATAAATCAAAAATAAGAGGAAACGAATGTCCAAGACATACAGATGCGTGTTGCTGGCCGGTCTCGCCCTGGCGGCGATCAAAGGTCTCCCTGCTTCGGCCGCCGATGTCGGTTTGGTCGGGATCACCGTGGGGTCCTTGGGAAATCCCTATTACGCCGTCACGGATCGCGGCATCGCGGACAAGGCGCATGAATTGACTCCCGGTGCCAAGCTGACTGCCGTCTCGGCCGACTATGATCTTGGCAAGCAGTTCACCCAGATCCAGAACTTCATCGCCGCCGGCGCGAAGATCATCATGGTGAATGCGGTGGATCCGGTCGCCATCATGCCGGCCATCAAGATGGCGCGCAGCGCCGGCATTGCCGTCGCCGCCTTCGATGTCAGCGCCGAAGGCGCGGATGTGACGGTCATGACTGATAACGTCAAAGCCGGTTGGGAAGCCTGCAATTACATCGTTGAGCATCTTCCGCAGGGTGGCGATGTCGTCATCCTCAACGGTCCGCAGATCAGTGCCGTTGTCGATCGGGTGACCGGCTGCAAGAATGCCTTGGCCGCCGACCCGAAGATCCACGTCGTCTCCTCCAACGAAGACGGTTTGGCGTCGCGCGATGGCGGCTTTGCCAAGGCGCAGGGACTCCTGACGAGATTCCCCAAGCTGGCCGCAATCTTCGCGATCAATGACCCCACCGCCATTGGCGTGAATCTCGCCGCGAAGCAGCTCGGTCGGCACGAGTTCTTTATTACGTCGGTTGACGGTTCACCGGACGTGGAGACCGAACTTCGCGACAAGACGTCCCTCATCAAGGCGTCCTCGGCGCAGGATCCCTATGATATGGCAGGGCAAGCCTATGCCCTTGCCGTCGGCGTGCTGGACGGCAAACAACCGCCATCGAAGATCATTCTGATCACGCCGAAGCTGGTGACCACGGACAATATCGCCTCATACGGCGGGTGGGCGAAGGCGCATTAAAGGATGATGAGTTTAGGTCGGTTGAACGACCAAGTCTCCCGTCATGGCACGCGAAGGCGTGCCATCCACGCCTTGCCTTCGGCCCGCAAGGAAGGCGTGGATGCTCGGCCTTCGCCGAGCATGACGGGTGCGAGCAGAGCGATTCAGACACAACACATCCGGCTCTAGAATACGGTCTCTCAGCAACAGACTGAAGCGCGTGTGCTTCAGTGTGTTGCAGTCCGACTTAGGACGTCGGCGTCACGTATTTCCGCCAGTTATGCGCTTCCTTGAAGCCCAGCATCTCCTTGGTCTTCTTGTTGGACAACAGGCTCTCAAACTCGCCGAGTTCACCTTTGACCGCGACCTGCGGGTAATAGCGCCGCAGCAGTTCGGCGGTGGGCAGGTCCGATGAGGTGTCATCATTCACGGCGTTGAAGACCTGGAAGCCCAAGCCATCTGTCTCGATCCCAAGGCGAACGATCTGGCCGAGATCGCGCGCGTCGATATAGCTCCAGGCGATGCGGCGACGAAACTCCGGCTTCGCGAACCAGCCCGGGAACAGCGCATACTCGTTCGGCTCGATGACATTGCCGATGCGGATGGCATAAATGTCGGTGCCGCTGCGCCGCGCGAAGGCCTGCGCAGTCTTTTCGTTGCAGATCTTGGAGAGCGCGTAGCTATCCATCGGATCGACTGGATATTCCTCATCGAGCGGGAAATACTCGGGGTCGCGATGTCCATTGGCAAAGACGATGCCGTAGGTGGTCTCGCTCGACGCGATGATGACTTTGGGAATGCCGAGCTTCACGGCCGCTTCGATGATGTTGTAGGTCCCCATCACATTGATGCGGTAGACCTCGTTATCCGGCGTGATCATGATGCGCGGAATCGCCGCGAAATGCACTACGGCATCGATCTTCTCCGGCCGCAGGTCGGCGTCGAATTCATGCAAACCGGTATAGCTGGACAGGGCGTTGAAGACCTGCCCGGAATCGGTGATGTCAGTGATCAGCGTGCGGACATTCGGATTGTCGAGTGGCTTCGTGTCGAGGTTGAGGACACGATAGCCGTGTTCGACAAGGTGCTGAACGACATGGCGCCCGGCCTTGCCGCTGCCGCCG
This window encodes:
- a CDS encoding NAD-dependent epimerase/dehydratase family protein, with product MKRVIFTGGSGKAGRHVVQHLVEHGYRVLNLDTKPLDNPNVRTLITDITDSGQVFNALSSYTGLHEFDADLRPEKIDAVVHFAAIPRIMITPDNEVYRINVMGTYNIIEAAVKLGIPKVIIASSETTYGIVFANGHRDPEYFPLDEEYPVDPMDSYALSKICNEKTAQAFARRSGTDIYAIRIGNVIEPNEYALFPGWFAKPEFRRRIAWSYIDARDLGQIVRLGIETDGLGFQVFNAVNDDTSSDLPTAELLRRYYPQVAVKGELGEFESLLSNKKTKEMLGFKEAHNWRKYVTPTS
- a CDS encoding ABC transporter substrate-binding protein, with the protein product MSKTYRCVLLAGLALAAIKGLPASAADVGLVGITVGSLGNPYYAVTDRGIADKAHELTPGAKLTAVSADYDLGKQFTQIQNFIAAGAKIIMVNAVDPVAIMPAIKMARSAGIAVAAFDVSAEGADVTVMTDNVKAGWEACNYIVEHLPQGGDVVILNGPQISAVVDRVTGCKNALAADPKIHVVSSNEDGLASRDGGFAKAQGLLTRFPKLAAIFAINDPTAIGVNLAAKQLGRHEFFITSVDGSPDVETELRDKTSLIKASSAQDPYDMAGQAYALAVGVLDGKQPPSKIILITPKLVTTDNIASYGGWAKAH